Part of the Streptomyces sp. f51 genome is shown below.
ATGATCAGCTCCCTGGTGGCCCAGCTGAAGGTCGACGGCGGCAATTTCGCCGACAACCAGACGCCTCCGCCGGACGAGCAGGCACGTGGCCAGTTGCTGCGTGCGCTCGCGAGTGACGCGATACGCGGCGCGCTACAGCGGCACTTCGGAGTGCGGCTGGCCTTCCAGAACTGCCACCGGGTGGCGGTGTTCCCACTGGACGAATCGGTGGACGACACACTGGCACGCTTCACCTCGGTCCGCAGTCAGCTGCTCAACCAGTCCCCGGAGTTCAGGGACTGCTGACGCACTGATGCCGCATTGCTTGCCGCTCCGTACGCGGGAGGTGCATTGGTACTGGAGCGGCAAGCTCCCCGCGTGTCCGGCCCGTCGGGCCGGACTCCGTGCGGTCACCCGAGCTGGGGCAGCACCTCGGCCCCGAGCCGCCGTACGTTCTCCTCGGTCGCCGCCAGGTCGCCCGAGCCCTCGACGAGCAGGGCGAACCGTGTGATGCCCGTCCGCTCCGAGGTCGCCGCGAGCCGGTCCGCGCACAGCCGCGGAGTGCCCACCGGGTGCAGCCCGCAGAGCAGTTCGGTGTACGCCACCGGGTCCCGCATCGAGCGGGCGCGGCCGTCCACCGTCACATGGGCGTCCAGTCCCTGCTTCAGCCAGCCCGGCATCGCCTTCACGAGCGTCTCGACGGCGTCGGTGCGGCGGTCCGCGATCTGGCAGACGCCGGCGGAGACGTGCGCGGCCGTGAGGATCTCGTCCGTGGGACGGCCCGCCGCGCGCGCGTGCCGGCGCCACAGTGCGACCATTTCGGCCTTCTCCTCGTCCCCGACGTGCATGCCCAGGAGCATCGGCAGTCCGCGCTCGGCGGCGAGCCGGACGCTCGCGGGCGAGGTGCACGCCACGACCACCTCGGGGCCCGGAGCTCCGCTCAGCGCCTCCGACGGGCGTGGTACGACGGGGACTTCACGGAACGGGAACCGCTCGGAGCCGCCCGCGACGGTCGGCTCCCGGAGCCAGCGAATCAGCAGATCGAGTGACTCGGGGAACCCGTGTTCGTAGGCCGCGAGACCGGCGCCGAAGACCTCCAGGTCGACCCAGGGGCCGCCGCGGCCGACCCCGAGCGAGAACCGCCCGCCGGACGTCAGGTGCAGCAGGGCGGCCTGCTCGCCGAGCGCCACGGGGTGGACGGTGGGCAGCACGCTGACCGCCGTGCCGATCCTGATGCGGTCGGTGCGGCCGAGCAGATACGCGGCGAGTGTGACGGCCGACGGGCATGTCCCGTACGGCACGAAGTGGTGTTCGGCCAGCCAGACCGCGTCGAGCCCGGCCTCTTCGGCGACCTCGGCCGACCGCACCGCGCGGTGCAGGGCCTCTCCCTGGCCCTGGCCAGGGAACTGGGCGCCCAGTACAAAACTTCCAACGTGCATCGAACTTCCTGCTTCCTCGGCTCCGACACGGAGCTCCCCCGACCGGCATAACCGCCTGACACGTGCCGAAGACACGGCCTTGCGGAGAGATTTGCGGATTGTCTGGGAATTGGGCTGTCCGGAGACGGCCCGAGGTCGGTCCGAGGGGGGATCTGTGCGGGTTGGCGGAGTACGCGTACCCCTGTGCGTCCCGCGTAGGCTTGAGTCGGCCCCTGCCCCCTGTATAGCTCCGTGAGGTGTCCCTTGTCCCCGCGTCGCAACCGTCCGAAGGACGCCGGCTCGTCCGGCAGGAGCCCCGAGGAGGACTCGTCGGACCGTTACGGCGGCTGGCAGTCCACGGAGAGCTGGCAGGGCGATGAGTGGAGCGTGCGCCACGTGGCGGGCGCGAGCGCGCAGGGCAAGACCTACCGGTGCCCCGGCTGCGACCAGTTGATCCCTTCCGGCGTTCCGCACGTGGTGGCCTGGCCGGAGCACTCGGGCGTCGACGAGCGGCGGCACTGGCACAAGGCCTGCTGGAACGCGAAGGACCGCCGCACCTCGCGGGTGCAGCGGTCCCGTAACGCGCCCAGGTTCTAGGCGACTTGGGCCGTCCCTCCGGCCTCTCGTCGCCGCCCGGGTGCGGTCGTCACACGTCCCGGCGCTCCAGGAGCACGAAGGCGGCGGCGACGGCCACCGCCGTGACCGCGGCGAGCAGGCCGAGCTGGGCGACGCCGTTGCCCTGCTCCTCGTTGAGCCGGAAGACCTTGGCGAGGGAGCTGATGGCGGCGTACTCCTGCATCTTCTCGCCGATCGTCCGCAGGGTGTCGGACATCATCAGGAACGCGGGCAGGATCGAGGGCAGGAGCACGACGCCGAGCATCGTGGTGATCGCGCCGGCCGAGTGACGCATCATCGAGCCCACGGCGAGCGAGAGCACGCCGAGCAGCGAGACGTACAGCGCGCCCATGAAGACGGTGGCGCCCCACGGGGCGTGGGCGTCGCCGCTGTGCAGGCTCGCGGTGAACAGGCCGATGAGCCCGATCGACAGGGCCGAGACGGCGAACGCGACCGCGAAGAAGATGATCAGCTTGGCGGCGAGCACCCGGTGCCGCTGCGGCGAGGCCGTGAACGTCGTACGGATCATGCCCGTGCCGTACTCGGAGGAGACCACCAGCACGCCCAGCGTCAGCAGGCAGATCTGACCGAGCAGCAGGCCGATGAACGCGGGGACGGTGAACGGGATGTCCGTGAAGTCCTCGTTCGTGGTCTGCACGGCGACCAGGAAGCCGATGCCGACCACCAGGAGCAGGAAGGTGCCGAGCGTCCACATCGTGGAGCGCACCGACTTGATCTTCGTCCACTCGGAGTTGAGCGCGTGCCCGAGGTGGGTGCGGGTGACGGGGATCGGCGAGGTGTACGACGTGCCGGGCGCCGCCTGCCAGGCGGGGGCGGCGGCCGCCTGCTGCGGCATCGGGGGCTGGGGCGTGCTCATCGGGCGTCCTCGGGCTTGGTCAGGTCGGCGGCGGGCGCGGGCGTGGGGGCGGCTTCGGGAGCGGCGGCCGGAGCGGGCTCGGGAGCCGCGGCGGGCGCCGGGGCGGCGGCGGGTGCCGGGGTGCCCGCGGGGCCCTGGGCGTACGGGTTGACGTCCGCGGCGCCGGGGGCGGCCGGAGCGCCGTAGGGGCCGGGAGCGGCGGCGGGGGCCGCGGGAGCCCCGTACGGTCCGGACTGCGGCATGGCGAACGGCTGCCCGCCCTGCTGCGGCGGCAGCGGCGCGTACCAGCCGGGCTGGCCCTGGCCCGCCACCGGCATCTGCGGCGGCGGCATCGCGCCCGGCGGCAGCTGCTGCTGGAGCCCGGCCTTCTGGTCGACGGTCGAGCGGTAGTCGACGGCGCCCTGCGTCATCCGCATGTACGCCTCCTCCAGCGAGGCCTGGTGCGGCGACAGCTCCCACAGCCGGACGTCGGCGGAGTGCGCGAGGTCGCTGATGCGGGGGAGCGGCAGCCCGGTGACGCGCAGCGCGCCGTCCTGCTCGGGCAGCACCTGGCCGCCGGCCTCGGTCAGCGCGGCGGTCAGCTTCTCGCGCTGCTGCGGCTCGGTCTCCGGGGTGCGCACCCGGGCGAAGTCGGCCGAGTTGTGCGAGATGAAGTCCTTGATGCTCTGGTCGGCCAGCAGTTGGCCGCGGCCGATCACGATGAGGTGGTCGGCGGTCAGCGCCATCTCGCTCATGAGGTGCGAGGAGACGAAGACCGTACGGCCCTCGGAGGCCAGCGCCTTCATCAGGTTGCGCACCCACAGGATGCCCTCGGGGTCGAGGCCGTTGACCGGCTCGTCGAAGAGCAGCACCTGGGGGTCGCCGAGGAGCGCGGCGGCGATGCCGAGGCGCT
Proteins encoded:
- a CDS encoding LLM class flavin-dependent oxidoreductase, giving the protein MHVGSFVLGAQFPGQGQGEALHRAVRSAEVAEEAGLDAVWLAEHHFVPYGTCPSAVTLAAYLLGRTDRIRIGTAVSVLPTVHPVALGEQAALLHLTSGGRFSLGVGRGGPWVDLEVFGAGLAAYEHGFPESLDLLIRWLREPTVAGGSERFPFREVPVVPRPSEALSGAPGPEVVVACTSPASVRLAAERGLPMLLGMHVGDEEKAEMVALWRRHARAAGRPTDEILTAAHVSAGVCQIADRRTDAVETLVKAMPGWLKQGLDAHVTVDGRARSMRDPVAYTELLCGLHPVGTPRLCADRLAATSERTGITRFALLVEGSGDLAATEENVRRLGAEVLPQLG
- a CDS encoding ABC transporter permease; protein product: MSTPQPPMPQQAAAAPAWQAAPGTSYTSPIPVTRTHLGHALNSEWTKIKSVRSTMWTLGTFLLLVVGIGFLVAVQTTNEDFTDIPFTVPAFIGLLLGQICLLTLGVLVVSSEYGTGMIRTTFTASPQRHRVLAAKLIIFFAVAFAVSALSIGLIGLFTASLHSGDAHAPWGATVFMGALYVSLLGVLSLAVGSMMRHSAGAITTMLGVVLLPSILPAFLMMSDTLRTIGEKMQEYAAISSLAKVFRLNEEQGNGVAQLGLLAAVTAVAVAAAFVLLERRDV
- a CDS encoding SCO5389 family protein; the encoded protein is MSLDVSPALLQQAERGEVDEAEFVDCVRTSLPYAWEMISSLVAQLKVDGGNFADNQTPPPDEQARGQLLRALASDAIRGALQRHFGVRLAFQNCHRVAVFPLDESVDDTLARFTSVRSQLLNQSPEFRDC
- a CDS encoding ATP/GTP-binding protein — translated: MSPRRNRPKDAGSSGRSPEEDSSDRYGGWQSTESWQGDEWSVRHVAGASAQGKTYRCPGCDQLIPSGVPHVVAWPEHSGVDERRHWHKACWNAKDRRTSRVQRSRNAPRF
- a CDS encoding ABC transporter ATP-binding protein, with the translated sequence MIEAVGLTKRYGAKTAVYNLSFQVRPGAVTGFLGPNGSGKSTTMRMILGLDNPTSGQVTIGGFPYRRLPNAPRQVGALLDAKAVHGGRSARNHLLSLAQLSGIPARRVDEVLGVVGLQDVARKRSKGFSLGMGQRLGIAAALLGDPQVLLFDEPVNGLDPEGILWVRNLMKALASEGRTVFVSSHLMSEMALTADHLIVIGRGQLLADQSIKDFISHNSADFARVRTPETEPQQREKLTAALTEAGGQVLPEQDGALRVTGLPLPRISDLAHSADVRLWELSPHQASLEEAYMRMTQGAVDYRSTVDQKAGLQQQLPPGAMPPPQMPVAGQGQPGWYAPLPPQQGGQPFAMPQSGPYGAPAAPAAAPGPYGAPAAPGAADVNPYAQGPAGTPAPAAAPAPAAAPEPAPAAAPEAAPTPAPAADLTKPEDAR